DNA from Triplophysa dalaica isolate WHDGS20190420 chromosome 21, ASM1584641v1, whole genome shotgun sequence:
GGGTACCTTCATCAGAAATATTTCAAGAGTTTGGTTCCGAAATaagatatcaatcaaactgtagttggtttgttttgatttaaaccacagtaacaaaataaaacagctaactaatataataaaacattataaccatgatgttatatatattttttaaactgagtTATCTGGTTCTTGCTCTGTGCTGTTGTCTGCGCAGCTCCCTAACCTGCTGTTTTATGGACCTCCTGGAACAGGAAAGACCTCCACCATCCTCGCCGCTGCGAGAGAACTCTTTGGGTAAAACCTTTCAATTCTGTCCCGATCTGATGATGTTGATCTAAACACGGTGACAAGGTTAACCTCTTGTGTTTTACTCATAGACCTGTGCTGTATCGTCAGAGAGTTCTGGAGCTAAATGCTTCTGATGAACGAGGCATTCAGGTGATCCGTGAGAAGGTGAAGAACTTTGCCCAGTTGACGGTGGCGGGTTCGAGGACAGAGTGAGTATCTCACGTCAGTCATTAGATCGTTTCCACACGCGCAGATACAATCTTCGCCTCTAAACCCAAGTTCTCTTCTCGTTCCATCTCAGCGGAAAGCCGTGTCCTCCGTTTAAAATAATCATCCTGGATGAGGCAGATTCTATGACCAACCCCGCTCAGGCAGCTCTCAGACGCACCATGGAGAAAGAGTCTCGGACCACACGCTTCTGTCTCATCTGTAACTACATCAGCAGGTCGGTGTGAATCTGACCGCGTCTCTTTTAGAAACAAAGCCAATGAAATACGATTaaactgttgtgtgtttttcttcttagAATCATTGAGCCGTTGACTTCAAGATGTTCCAAGTTCCGCTTTAAACCTCTGGCCAATGACATTCAACAGGAACGTCTGCTACAAATCTGTGAGAAAGAAAATCTGCAGTACAGTAAAGAGGTGAAGGCCACGCTTGTGTTTGTTCCATAACTAAATGATTGTGAATGAGAGGCCGGTTCTGCGTTTTTTGCTCCAAAGCTTTTTTATGAATAATCTGATaagacacaaatgaaaaagtaccTTTGTTTCACATACTGCGATTAATATTGATTGTAAATGTAACTTTGTGAAGGGCATTGATGCTCTGGTCCGGGTGTCAGAGGGCGATCTCAGGAAAGCCATCACATATCTCCAGAGTGCCGCGAGACTCAACACTGAGCGGGAAATTACCGAACAAATCATCATCGAGATCGCTGGGGTGAGAGAAGAGACTTGCTTTACCCTCATCAGAGCTTTTCAAACCATTTCTTTTCAAACTCGCTCTTCTTTTCCAGGTGGTTCCAGATAAAGTGATTGAAGACGTGCTGCAGATCTGCTACAGGGGTCATTTTGAAAAGCTGGAGATCGCTGTGAAGGTGAGAATTCTTCTCAAGATGTTACGCTCTTCATTCTCACCTTTTTGATTCTAAGAGTGAATGTTGAGTTCCAGTGCTTTATTAGATTTATCTACACACCacagaaatgtttgttaatCCAGCACTACAACAAACCCCAGAAGTTCTATCATAGAagcagtttgtgtgtttcactgCACAAGCTTTCTTTACCTTTGACCTGCTGTGTGATTGTTGAAATCTTAAACCTGGTGTTTTTCAACAGGATCTGATTGATCAGGGATATGCTGGAACAAATATTCTCTACCAGTTACATGACGTCATCATTGACGAGAAGCTGAACGATAAGCAGAAATCTGTCATCACAGAGAAAATGGCTGTAAGGAAACGGATGGGTTTATTGATTAAGTGCAACACGTCACATTCTTTTATATGTTCACATTGGAGGGACGAGGGTTCGGTAACTCATCATTTGTTGTTctggatgtttgtgtgtttcaggaggTGGATAAGTGTTTGAGTGATGGGGCAGATGAATATCTACAGTTATTGAGTCTCTGCTCTGTTGTTATGCAGCAGGCCATACAGAACACCTGAGCCAACCAATCAGCATCTCTGTTACAAAACCTGAGCCGACCAATCAGCATCTCTGCCTTATGTGATGGAACCTTGTTGTTGCTTTATCACATTTTTGTACATCTAGTTTGTAATTAAAACGATCTTCTTAGAAGTGTTTCTATCTTTATTTGACATACATGCAGCATAGTTTATCCACAGTGAGATAAAAGACTGATGTGAGATCAATTGATTTAATTCATGACTCTTTAATATTAGTGTGTATAATAAAATACTAATGACACAAATAGCCAATTACCTtttaatgtacagtacaatagacacatttgtattatttgtaagCAGGATCTGCCAAAGTTtattgggtaacactttacagtaaggTGCTGTTTGTTAACTATTAGTTTATGCATCAGCTGACAATAAACATAAACTGACAATGAACAATTCTTCTAAAGCgtctattaatattaattaatgtaaattttatactatattattatactatatttattattatactatactatatttatactatattaTTAAGATTAAATTCTGTCACTGTTAACATACTTTATTACACgtctcgttggaatgcttgattctgaatTTTCCAGTCGTGACAATTGCAGGTTCGGTTCGATAttcctctcaaaactaataacacacggtaacccaggtgcagcaaatcattttgtttctttcacaaataaaatataaatatgtttttttttatagcatATGAAGTTATATTTGTTGTATATTTGTATAGTTATAGATGTTTGAACGTCgcttcttaccttaaaaccgaaagtaaatggCTCggcattcagtaaaaatgagcttatcaaatatttcacatttcatgtccagtttttttctcatttggcatgtagccgtgtaataagcgggataatgtacaagcatcCGGGTGTTATGGCttaaataagccccttcagtgtgacacAAGACTCTTTGCTTCACACACTGTCGGGGATTATCTCTGCCATTACAACCGGCTGCCTGGACATTATCCCTtcaactaacatgaataactgtattgacagaactattaacaaggattaataattGCTGAAAAAACGAATTcttcattgttagctaatgcattttttaatgttaactAAACGCacctttttgtaaagtgttcccgtttattcttttaaatgaacactttaTTATAGTCTCACACAAGAAACACACTGTGAgatatgtgtgtatataaagGGGAAAGTGTGATTATTGTCCGTGTGAAGAGATGACAGAAGATGTGTTGTCAGAAGGGTCTGTTTCTGTTGCGTGTGTTGATGAGTCCCAGCACTGAGAAAGCACTCGCGGCCACTGTCACTAAACTCATGGCTCCTATAGCTCGTGACGCctgtgaacacaaacacacacacatcagcctTCACAAGCTCTGATGCATTTACCTGTCAACATTCCCATAACACACCTCTTCCACGCCTACATCTACCTTCTTCTTCTAGATTCAGTCCTACACGGTAGACAACATGTATCGCTCACTTCTTTAACACAATGTGAAAAGCTCTCATTTTGGATTaaagatgaaatgaaaatgatgttctTCTATTGTATAATGCACTGACAGCACTTTGTTGTGCACAATGAGAGTCAAGTTCTTCTGTGTTCTAATGATCTTCATGACCCAGAAGTCTGAGCTCAGTACAGGTTGGACACACAACTCTACCTTTCTGTTGTGTGATTCTTTCTGGATAGTAAAGAGAATGAAAGACAGACCTGTTCAGACACGGCCTCTCCGTAACGAAGCAGAGTGACAAAGTGTTCACAGTTGCTGCCCAGCAGGTCATATGACACCTCCTGACCAATGAGAAGCTGAGCTCGATTGATGATCTCACTGACGGGCAGCGGCGTGTGATTGTCGTCATATTTATTATTGATCCTGTAAGAATCTCCCCCCACCACCTCCTTTAAGAGCTGCATGCGGACCACCGCCTTACGACTGAACACGGATTTAACGCTGGACACCGCCGCGGCTTGACTCTCGTCTGACGGCAGAAGAACACACAGACATGAGCAGCgtttgcacacacaaacacacacacacactgaggtgaTTCACTGACCCACAGGTGTGAGGTTGATGATGTAACCGTCACCCAGGTAAAGAGCCCAATGCTGATAGGCTGGTCTGAAGATCTCGATGAGGTCACCAGGCTGAGGTTCCTCATTAGATTGAGAATGATCAGCTTCACTTGAGGCCatctgacacaaacacagaaaacaaagacacacatgACTCCCACCAGCGAACATAAACACTTCATATCATTCATCAGATTTATAAAATCACACTTTTTGAGTTCAGACATTTATAATGAACAACAATAACCTTCATTAATCATTTCTACATTTGCACTTTATTACAAACACAATTTGCCCCATAAATTAATCTGACTCCTTcacaaatatcattttataaatgtgcttGTTTATAACAATAAAAGTTCTGTTAGGTTGATTATCTATCATGTCACAGCATTATTCTGCACATTCtgggagaaaaaaataaacaaaaatcatccTCATATCATCTctgttgtttctattttttttttaaattacatttacagctgaaatgaaaacagaatgaaATGTATTCATGTTTTCAGACAGAGAATGTTGGAGTAACACAGCACAATGAACCGctcacgctcacacacacacacacacacacacacaatgctcTTACATCACTCTAACAATAGACTGCAAATAATAGAGAAACAAGTAGAAAACCTGCATGGTACATTTATCCTCCAAATCAAACAACTACTTTAATAATGTTCAACAAAAATCTGATCTGTATTTGTaaaaactcaaaacattttttttttaacaaacatacacaaacgtTTGAGACATAGTACagactttttatattaattatattagaAGTTTATTTCTAGTTACATTGTGTTGTTCATAGGACTTCTATTCTCATGTTAGCAGCAGcgaatattaaatgaaataacaaaGCCTTTGAATTAAAACCTTAAACAATCTTCATTTTCTtcagagaaacacaacacagtTCATAGCCAAAGTCTTTCAAATGAAGAATACTTACTTATACGCAGATCTCATGATGAGCTGAATGAGTTTAACCCTCCATCAGATGTCCTCTggaatgtaaagaaataaactcTGATCTGTGCTGTTGATGTTTGAGCAGATGACAGTGAAGTACTGCAGCTGAAGAGACTCAactcacactgtgtgtgtgtgtgacatcacaGATGAACAaaatcatgtgtgtgtgagtgtgtatatgtttttatatcccggtggggacctaaTCCTGATTACACATCAACTCATGGGGACGTGTGTCACTGttgggaccaaaattgaggtccccatggaaaaaaagcttataaattgtacagaactatgattcataaaaatattctacgatctttaggtttaggggataaaatatacagtttgtacagtacacaacacaatacacgtatggactgtccccacagagataatataacatacatgtgtgtgtgacgtTAAAGATGAACaaaatcatgtgtgtgtgtgtgtgtgtgtgtacacagaaCAAACATTCATCTCAATGACCTCGAAACTTCTTATAGGTGAGAACAATAAATAAGAATGCCATGCATACATTTCAGACAATCTAAAACTGGCAGAAAACgctagttatttattatttatacattttttacgtattatgttttttttcttcttatttgtttgtttttgcattgtttgtAGTGCTTGTCTGTTGTGTGATTAAGGCTTTGTTGATGTTTCAGGCCACTCACTTGTTGATTTGTAGAGTTTGGCGTGTTGACCACAGGTGTCAGCATCAGCGCACAGTGCGCATGCGCACACGCTCTTCCGTTTCCAATGATGTCGTTAAATAGGAAACTCacgttgtttattttattgatacCACTGCAAACACAACTTACCGATAATGAACTAGATCAGTGTGTAACGGCTCAATTGGTTTGTTCCTAAAGGCCACACGCGAAGTTTGCTAAAGAACAGAAGCACTCTCGCGATGTTATCCTATCTTTCATTCCATCCGCCTGGAATTCTCGCGGGAGCAGACGGTTGTTTCAGAGCATGAGGGAGAGCCACCCTTGTTCTCGCGAGAGAACGCCCTGTCTCCATTCCACACACCGTGCGATTCTCGCGAGAGCGGAAGCGGAAGATGGCAGATGGCTCGAGCTcgtagggtgtgtgtgtgtcgtttGTTTACCGTTCGACGCGTCGCTCCGGTGTGTGTTTCATTCTCGCCCGTGTCCGTCGAGTCACCGGAGCGTGTTCATGTTGTGCAGGCTGCTGTTTAACACCGCTCATCTGTGTCAATATGACGGGAGAGAAGATCCGCTCGGTGCGCAAAGAGCGCAAGTCGGGTTTGGATCTGCTGGAGCCGGACGAGGAGCCGGCGGCCACCGGGCCCGTTAAAGCCAACAAAACCAACAAGATCTTCAGCAACCATAAGATCATCCGATCCGGTTCGCACCAGAACCACAGCGACACTGACAGTGTGTATCCCGTGCACGAGTGTGTGTTCAGAGGAGACGTGCGCAAACTGTCATCGCTCATCCGAACGCAGAACATCGCGCAGAAGGACGTGCACGGTGAGCGCGCGCCATCCGCAACAGCGGCACCAGAATCTCAAACGAATCACTGACGTAAAGCCTCAGGATCACGCACGCTGTAATGACGCGTCGCGAACCATCGATCAGAGATAGATGTGAAACCATGGTGATCTGATCAGTTATGGATTCACTGATACAGAAGTGTAGTGATCGATGGCTGGTGACGTCAGCAGCACCAGGTGTTTGTGTAGAACACACTTCAGTGCGCTGTCAGCAGTGTTTGTGAGGTGTTTTAGGATCACAGGCAGCTTGAGTGATGAAAGTTCGCTTCTGTTTGGCTGTTTTTAGTCTGACATTAAGTTCTCCTgtagtgtgtgtaaatgttcaGGTGATAATGTTTGTCTCTTACAGGTAACACACCTCTTCATCTGGCGGTTATGATGGGTCATAAAGGTAAGTCATGCTCTTCTCATACATCACTCTGTAGTTCTTTTGTTGGGGCTGTGTATTggcagcagtgttgggtaaattattaaaaaaaaaaagtaatgaattactaacTACAAAATCAACACtgtcattagattactgtacaaatgactctctccaaaaagtattcaattactagttactaatgactttgtttatcctacatcaacctatTAGTTCAGTCACTGATAGACAGTTGAGTGACATCacaagtaactgtaattaaattacagtaaaaacaagagtaatcccTCATTGAAAAGTCATTGAATTACAGTTTCTATTGACACACAACATTGTTGGCAAGTGCCTCCCGATACGATACATGTCACGATACAATATATTGCTGTGTTTTACGATACGATACACATTTGTGTGATATATTGCAATACTTtcaatagctttcctgtggctcagtggttggaGGAAGGTGCTAGCAATGTCAcagtcatgggtttgatcacAGAGGATCGCGTAGATCATGGTCACAAGTGTACAATGCAATGtaggtcactttggataaacgGGTCTGCCAAACGAAGAAATGTCAAACGTAGATTTAGAAATACAACATGCTGTGCACATCCAGGGGTTTTCTGTGAGGAGAAGTGTCAGAACATCCCTTACCTCTGCAGAGAGACATCATGTGTGATGCATGGACCTTAAGATCTGAGGTTTGGGTTCCCAAACCTCAAGTGGGCAGCACAGGggaatacctgacagacaaatgaaaaaaaaacactttctctcaacaggtagtggtctagctttagttgaaaccagtaaatttgtattggcacctaatgtattatggctcctgtgtgacatatcgcttgttgctccctcactctttgatagtctctttggataaaagcgtctgctaaatgtctaaatgtaaatgaataaagaagtgaagtgaaagtgacctattagtCAGATATGATGACCCATAGCCCAAAATGTGACCTCTCagtagagctgcacgattctggataaattgaggatcccgattttttttgtttcaaatagagattgcgattcttttacgattctgaatcttttttttcgaatttttatttttaccttacatgcaaaagtttaacttcctaaaaagtataaatacatTGAAGTAACTTGcatatgaaatatttctcagttaaacaaattcataaggtgacacttttttattttatacatttccctgtattctcacctgtaaacagtttaaaataacctgaaaacatgaaatgatgggcAACTTGATGAAGAGCTCTAATAGCGCAGCTTCTCTATTACTGTAATAGAGTTATATGCGctctgatgacgtgttttaccataatgacgGATATAAACGCTCACTAGGATTTGTCCTCGCTACAAACTACAAGCGTTAGTTTAAGTTAAGATGTCCAGTTATgatgtgaagcataatcagaacaatgtatcacaatcctgaaagacactcataagaacagttttgttgtcaggctgtatttactttatatgttggtctgttatttggtgtgagattaattTAGGAGAGTAGGAGTTTGTAAACGCGTCTCATGCGTGTGAGTTGGAAACTCTCTGCTTTAATCCCAGTAACGTCACTAGTgtgatcatttgacacagaaataatgatagtgGTGTAAGTTAATAGACACACGAGAAtcgttgattttcattaatgagatcgtCTGGTGTTCGAATCGAGATCAGGACctttaacgattaatcgtgcagctctaccTCTCAGTTTCTCACAGTTTAATCCTCTGTTTCATCTGTGCTGTAAATGCGCTGGTGTCACATCTGTGAAAGAACAGTAAATGTCAAAAGGTGAAGTGAGCTGGTGGGTCGTGACTTGTGAAGCTTACAAACAGTGTTTCTTTGCTAGAACTCATTACTTCAGCACTTCTTTTTCCACACATCAGCTCTGAGAGCTCCAAGAGTTCTTATATTATTCACCATGCTCGCTTCTACTTTAACCGTATGTATATgacatcatttacaaaaaatgtatcaataGTAGAGGTATTGCCATCAATACACTATCAGGGAAACAAAAGATTGTGATATGGCTATTTTTCTCCAGCCATagttttgctgtatttttaagGTATGTGATGGGTTTGAGTCCTGCACTTGAGTTTTTTGCAGCAGTTTTGTGTGATGTGAGGCTcacgggagagagagagagagagagagagagagagagagagatgtgttaTATTGTTACTACAGTAAGGACTGAGGGGTTGTATTCACATAATAACACAATCTCAAGTGCTACACATTCACAACATActgaacatttatcatatgtCATGTTTCATCTGTCAGTCTGAGTGGTTTGACAGATTCTTCTGAACTGGATTGGTTTTGACTTTATGAAACCTTTCAAATCATTTCTGTGTTGTTCTTCAttcattgttgttgttgtgtacaTGTTCTCAGAGGAAGGTTGATGATGACTCATGTAATACAGATGTACATGACATCACCATATTTTGACAGTTGATgactttatatttacatgtattcatttggcagacgcttttattcaaagtgacttgtattgtattgtgttacacatttgtttctgactatgtgcgaTCCCCTGAGATCAGACCTGTGATCTTAGCGTTGATAGTGTTGTGCTCTTACACCTGAGACACAGGAAAGCTGTTGATGGGAACAGGATTGATTATAATAACTGGGACTTTTATCTCATTTTACAACATTTGCATTAACAAgccctgaaaacacatctgttgtgtaaatgaatgttgttTTCTTGAAGTTTTGTGTCACAGAAGAAACACTGAAGTGTGTTGAGAAGGAGTTTCTCCtgagatgtgtgtgatgtgatctGAACctcttttaatgtttaaatctgGACCTCAGTGTCATTCTCATCACACACTTCACTTGTGTAGctcatgcatgtgtgtgtgtgtcactgcacaatattatattaatgcaggtgtgtgtgatgtatTCTACACAGAAATGATAACACAAAAGACGATGAAGCGATTGTAACGTGTgacatcacacagacacacacacagacatgagtACTGTCAGTTATGTTGTGGTGTAATATGGGTTTTTTGCTTGTGTAGTGTATGGTAGTGTAGAGCACGATCAGTGTGTACGATGtcattttgatgtgtgtgtgtgtttctcagaaTGTGCTCATCTGCTGCTGGCCCACAATGCACCAGTGAAGGTGAAGAACGCTCAGGGCTGGAGTCCACTCGCTGAAGCCATCAGTTATGGAGACAGACAGATGAgtaagtgtgtgtttctgtctgtgtgttagtttgtgtgtgtgtgtgtgtggggggacATGTtgttatatgttagtggggTTCTAAAcctaaatacacacaaactcattgggactcgtgtcactgtggggaccaaaactAAGGTCCCCACGGGCACAAAAGTTATCAATTGtacagatttattatttttttaataaaaaattttaggggataaaatatacagtttgtacagtatacaacacattacacctatggactgtccccacagagatgataaaatgtgtgtgtgtgtgtgtgtgtgtgtgtctgtgtgtctgtgtgtgtgtgtgtgtgtgtggtatgaAAGAGTCTCTGTATATGCAGTTAAAGAGTCACtggtgtgttattgtgtgtcactgtgtggttgtgtgtgtactgtgtagACTCACATGTGTCTCATCAGATGGCTCTACTCATTAAACAACACATCACTCTGACGTGTTTCTGTTTTACAGTCCATCTACTTACTTTTCTTGTGTTAGATCTCCTTTTGCtgagtaatgtgtgtgtgtgtgtgtgtgtgtgtgcgcgcgcagTCACGGCTCTCCTGCGTAAGCTGAAGCAGCAGTCACGAGAAACTGTGGAGGACAAGAGACCCCGACTGCTGAAAGCCCTGAAAgaggtaaaaaaaacacaacacaaacatgcatgcacacagacgcacacacacacaagcttgTGTGCTGACTGTAGTGGATGTAGATGATGTTCCTCTGGAATGCAGACAGGAAGTTACCTACAGGAAACACAACACTCACTGTCATCGCTCTGCACATTTGTGTTGCTCATGGGTTTTTCACACATTCTGTGGCTTAGTTTTGTTATTAACGGTGACATACTTtactggacacacacacagattgtcTTCATACGGTACTTTAACAACTATATAAAACGCTCAGTTCTggtgcttgattctgattgtccgagttctaagccgttattaAATACCCAGATTTATAAcagctgaccgcattacatagcctaaatatcacttgattttctttatttaatgaaaccttGCTGTGCCAATGAAATGAGTGTTTTATTAACGCAATAAGCCTTGTGAAGCAGTGTGTTAtagtgtattttataacagctttaAAGACTCCGCTTCATGTTGTGCCAGAACACCTccagctgttataaaatacaccGTAACACACTGCTTCACACGCCTCATTGCTTTATTGTGTGATGAGTTCATGAGAATAGAAGTCAGTGTGTGTCTTTattgacaggtgtgtgtgtttgtttctcttcagctTGGAGATTTTTATTTGGAGCTTCACTGGGATTTTCAGAGCTGGGGTGAGTTGTGTTGTGTCATTTAGAACAGATCTCAGAGGGGTTATGGGTGGGATTGTTTGTCTCTGTGGGGTTCGTGAACAAACACACTTTACCTTCACTATCT
Protein-coding regions in this window:
- the rfc4 gene encoding replication factor C subunit 4, encoding MQAFLKGSSSQSVKAQKPSSSSSGGEKKQRAVPWVEKYRPKCVDEVAFQEEVVAVLKKSLEGADLPNLLFYGPPGTGKTSTILAAARELFGPVLYRQRVLELNASDERGIQVIREKVKNFAQLTVAGSRTDGKPCPPFKIIILDEADSMTNPAQAALRRTMEKESRTTRFCLICNYISRIIEPLTSRCSKFRFKPLANDIQQERLLQICEKENLQYSKEGIDALVRVSEGDLRKAITYLQSAARLNTEREITEQIIIEIAGVVPDKVIEDVLQICYRGHFEKLEIAVKDLIDQGYAGTNILYQLHDVIIDEKLNDKQKSVITEKMAEVDKCLSDGADEYLQLLSLCSVVMQQAIQNT
- the plaat1 gene encoding phospholipase A and acyltransferase 1 isoform X2; translated protein: MASSEADHSQSNEEPQPGDLIEIFRPAYQHWALYLGDGYIINLTPVDESQAAAVSSVKSVFSRKAVVRMQLLKEVVGGDSYRINNKYDDNHTPLPVSEIINRAQLLIGQEVSYDLLGSNCEHFVTLLRYGEAVSEQASRAIGAMSLVTVAASAFSVLGLINTRNRNRPF
- the plaat1 gene encoding phospholipase A and acyltransferase 1 isoform X1, whose amino-acid sequence is MFAGGSHVCLCFLCLCQMASSEADHSQSNEEPQPGDLIEIFRPAYQHWALYLGDGYIINLTPVDESQAAAVSSVKSVFSRKAVVRMQLLKEVVGGDSYRINNKYDDNHTPLPVSEIINRAQLLIGQEVSYDLLGSNCEHFVTLLRYGEAVSEQASRAIGAMSLVTVAASAFSVLGLINTRNRNRPF